A part of Carettochelys insculpta isolate YL-2023 chromosome 1, ASM3395843v1, whole genome shotgun sequence genomic DNA contains:
- the LOC142002591 gene encoding olfactory receptor 52M1-like — protein MTDSNTTNFAHPSIFILLGISGLEAAHVWISIPLCTMYVIALLGNFTILFIMKRESSLHRPMYYFLCMLAITDLFLPTTILPKTLSIFWFDSREIYFSACLTQMYLIYCFTVVESGIFVAMAFDRYVAICYPLRHSSILTNHLVAKIGLVVVLRGGVLALPYPILASQWPYCRTNIIPHSYCKNIAVVSLACANIHASNYYSLSVKLFVTGLDLFFIAVSYSQILRAIFSLHIKDARLKTFGTCSSHLCAILAFYIPDLFSSIMNRFDHNVPPYIFILISNVYIVVPSMLHPIIYGMRTKQIRNRLFWLFTQKRT, from the coding sequence ATGACAGATTCCAACACAACCAACTTCGCCCACCCTTCCATCTTCATTCTTCTGGGTATTTCTGGCCTGGAGGCAgcccatgtctggatctccatccccttgtGCACCATGTATGTCATAGCCCTCTTGGGGAACTTCACCATTCTCTTCATCATGAAGAGGGAGTCAAGCCTGCATaggcccatgtactatttcctttGCATGCTGGCCATCACTGACTTATTCCTGCCTACGACCATTCTGCCTAAAACactgagcatcttctggttcgATTCCAGGGAGATATATTtcagtgcctgcctcacccagatgtactTAATTTACTGCTTCACAGTGGTGGAATCTGGGATTTTCGTGGCCATGGCCTTTGATCGTTATGTGGCCATCTGCtatcccctgagacattccagTATCCTGACAAACCACTTGGTGGCCAAGATTGGCCTGGTTGTGGTGCTGCGTGGTGGTGTGCTTGCACTGCCCTATCCCATCCTAGCAAGTCAgtggccatattgcagaaccaacatcatccccCACTCTTACTGCAAGAACATAGCAGTGGTGTCTCTGGCCTGTGCCAACATCCATGCCAGTAATTACTACAGCCTCTCTGTGAAATTGTTTGTGACTGGTCTGGATCTGTTTTTTATTGCCGTGTCCTATAGTcagatcctcagggccatcttcaGCCTCCACATAAAAGATGCCAGGCTCAAGACTTTTGGGACCTGTAGCTCCCACCTCTGTGCCATCTTAGCCTTTTACATACCAGATCTCTTCTCCTCCATCATGAACCGGTTTGATCACAATGTGCCCCCATATATCTTCATTCTCATTTCTAATGTGTACATTGTGGTGCCCTCCATGCTACATCCCATCATCTATGGCATGAGGACCAAGCAAATCCGGAATAGGTTGTTCTGGCTCTTTACGCAGAAAAGGACTTAA
- the LOC142007620 gene encoding olfactory receptor 52E4-like, translated as MAAFNISSSDPSIFILMGIPGLEAAHVWVSIPFFLCYIVALLGNFTLLFVVGKEQTLHKPMYLLLCMLALIDISTSTSLIPKALCIFWFNLKSITVGGCLTQMFVLHLGTSMHSAVLVTMAFDRYVAICNPLRYTTILTNARIAKLGMICLTRSVLSVVPIPLLLSSHSFCAHRIIPHTYCDHMSVAKILCGDITVNKLYGLVIASVFFGVDLSLIALSYSLIIRAVLRISSKNAHQKALNTCTAHICVMLMSYPVFLFSTLTHRFGLGIAPHVHIILANLYFLLIPMLNPIVYGVKTKELRDKVGKHTCRISLPWATYFKPS; from the coding sequence atggcaGCTTTCAACATCTCCTCCTCTGACCCTTCAATATTCATTCTAAtgggcatccctggcctggaagcTGCCCATGTCTGGGTTTCCATCCCTTTCTTTTTATGCTACATTGTTGCCCTGTTGGGAAATTTCACACTTCTGTTTGTCGTAGGCAAAGAGCAGACCCTACACAAGCCGatgtacctgctgctctgcatgttgGCCCTCATAGATATTAGCACATCCACCTCCCTTATACCCAaggcactgtgtatattttggttcaactTGAAAAGCATTACTGTGGGTGGCTGCCTCACTCAGATGTTTGTCCTTCACCTGGGTACTTCAATGCACTCAGCTGTCCTTGTGacaatggcctttgatcgctacGTCGCCATATGTAACCCTCTGAGATACACCACCATCCTCACTAATGCACGGATAGCTAAGCTGGGGATGATATGTTTGACAAGATCTGTTTTATCTGTCGTGCCTatacccctgctcctgagcagtcATTCATTCTGTGCCCACCGAATTATCCCCCATACATACTGCGACCACATGTCTGTGGCAAAAATATTATGTGGGGACATCACAGTCAACAAACTATATGGCTTGGTGATAGCATCGGTATTCTTTGGGGTAGACCTCTCTCTGATTGCCCTGTCCTACAGCCTCATCATCAGAGCTGTCCTCAGAATTTCCTCAAAAAACGCCCACCAGAAAGCCCTCAATACCTGCACAGCTCACATCTGTGTCATGCTAATGTCTTATCCTGTTTTCCTGTTCTCGACTCTGACACACCGGTTTGGTCTGGGCATTGCTCCCCACGTTCACATCATTTTAGCCAATCTCTATTTCCTCCTCATCCCCATGCTCAATCCTATTGTTTATGgggtcaaaaccaaagagcttcgtgacaAAGTGGGCAAACACACATGCCGAATAAGCTTGCCTTGGGCCACTTACTTTAAACCTTCATGA